The Pyxidicoccus sp. MSG2 DNA segment CCGTGGCGCGGTGTCTGTGATTGAGGAGCAGGTGGCGCCGTTCTACTACTGCCTGTCGTTCCGGATGGCGGACGGGAGCAGCAGCGCCGCGGAGAGGACGACTCCGTAGACCGCGGCGCTGCCGTGGACCGAGAGCGCCAGGGCAAGCGATGCGCCGCCCTTCAGGACGGTCAGCGCGTCCACCACGGGCATCACGATGCTGGCGAGCACGAAGAGTCCCGCCGCGAGCCGTTGCCGGGTCGCGACCAGGGCCACGATGAACAGCCCGATGCCGAGGTCTCGCCCGGACTTGACGCTCAGCCAGGGGAGGGCTTCGGACCCGGAGAGGGGCAGCCCGAAGCCCCGCGCCGCGTTCACCGGGTCCACCATGGTGTTGATGCTGATGTAGAGCATGAACGCCCCCAGCAGCAGGGTCATCACGGCCGTGGGGGAAGTGAGCTTCCAGGACAAGGTATCTCGACGCGGTTCCATGGTGCCTCCGAGCGCGCTGTGGCGCGCTTCACGAGGAGGAATGTGCCCGGCGCGGGCTTCGAGTGCCATTCGCCGGACGCTCAAGGTTTTGTCCGAAGCGCTCATGCGCCGGGCAGGCCGGGCGGGCTGTTGGTAACTTGGGGAGATGGACGTCTCTCGTGCTTCCGACCTCCTCGGGCAGATTCTCGAGCGCACCCGGCTACGGGGGCAGCTCTACTGCCGCACCGTGGCTCGCGCACCCTGGGGCCTGCGCTTCCCGCCGACGGCCGTGGCGACCATGCACCTCGTCACCTCGGGGCGTGGTCACCTGGTGCAGGGACGTGAGGTGATTGCCCTGGAGACGGGGGATGTCGTGCTGCTGCCCCGGGGGGACGGGCATGCCGTGGCGGACTCGCCGCGCACTCCGAAGGTGCCGCTGGAGCAGTGGCTGGCGGGGCGGGGAGACGGGTCCACGTACGTGCTGGGCGGCAGCGGCGCGGAGTCGCGGTTTCTCTGTGGCCACTTCGCATTCGACGAGCCCGGTGCGCACCCGGTGCTGCGCCTGCTGCCCGCGCGGGTGCACCTGCGCGGTGACTCCGAGCCCGTCCGCGCCATGTTGCCCACGGTGGCCCTGCTGGAGCGGGAGTACGAGCGCGGTGAGCGTGGGGCCTCGGTGGTCATCTCCCGGCTGCTCGACATCCTGCTGGTGCAGGTGCTGCGCGCCTGGGCCGACTCGCAGCCGCCGGGCGGGGCGGGGTTGCTGGGCGCGCTCGGGGACAGGACGCTCGCCAGCGCGCTGGGGTGGATGCACTCCGAGCCCGGGCGGGACTGGGACGTGAGCGAGCTGGCGCGTCGCTCTGGGACGTCGAGGGCGACGCTCGCACGGCGCTTCGCGGCCGAGGTGGGAATGGCGCCGCACGCGTACCTCACGCGGCTGCGAATGCAGGAGGCCGCCGTCCTGCTGCGCGAGGGCGAAGATGGGCTCGCGGCGATTGCGGCGCGCGTCGGCTACGACTCCGAGTTCGCATTCAACCGGGCGTTCCGCCGGGTCATGGGCGTGCCTCCCGGGCTGTATCGGCGGCAGGCTCGCTAGAGGATGCGGTCCATTCCACGCACGACTCCGGTGAACTCGCGCACCTTGCGAATCGCGAGCAGCGTTCCCTCGACGTAGGGCGTTGCTCCAGGCCCTCCGTCGTAGGACAGGGTCAGCCGCTCATGCTGCCGTCCGAAGCGGACCTCCACTCCAATCGTATAGCCGGGAAGGCGAATCGAATGGATGCGGGACTGGTTCACCGCGGCTCCTCGCGCGGCGACGTCTCCGACGGTCTTCTCCACGGGGACTTCGACGTCGGGAGCGCGCACCTCCGAGAGTCGCCATGCCAGCTCCCGTGCCGTGCCGCTGGGCGCGTCCATCTTCCCCTCGTAGGCGCTGTCGATGATTTCCCACGACGACAGATGCCGGGCGGCTTCGACGGCGAAGCGCTGCAGCAGCGCGGCGGTAATCGCGAAGTTGCCCACCGCGAGCACGCCCACGTTGGCGCTCCTGGCGGCCGGGTCGATTTCGCGGAAGTCGTCGTCGCTCAGGCCCGAGCTGCCGACGACCACGTGCCGGCCGGCACGGACTGCCGCCAGCACGTGCTCCTTCACGGCCGCGGCGCTGGTGTAGTCAACGAAGACGTCCGAGGGGATGGCCAGCGCCTCCTCGACCGAGCCGCAGATGGTCAGCCCGCCCAGCCGTTCTCCCCGGGCGCGACGTGCCACCGCCGCCACCAGCTCGAGGTCTTCGGCGGCTTCGATTGCCGCCGCGAGCGGCTGTCCCACCCAGCCGGTCGCTCCCGCAAGGCTCACGCGAATCATCCGCCCCGCATACCACGCGGACCTCCTCGGGCCCTGCTCACGCAGGGACTTGGTTCACTGGCTTTCACCGCAACTGTCGGGTCGCTCCGAGGATGCATCTCCCAGTGCGTTCTACTCGGAGGTCCCACCCGCACTGTCCCCGGGGCTGTCGTCCAGAGACGCCGTGTCTGTGATTGATGAACCGGCGTCGTCGTTTCCCTCCTGCCTGTCGTTCCGGATGGCGGGCGCGTTCGACACCTGATGCACTGGCGTCATGCGCCTGTCCTTCACGCTCCTCCTGCTCTGCCTTGCAGCCCACTCCGCACACGCAGGGGAAGACAACGCCGTCGTGGTGGCGGCCAGGGCGCTGCCGGCGGGAACGATGTTGCAGTACGAGTCGCTATCCGAGCGGCGCCTGCCTTCCTCCCTCGTGACGAAGTCCATGGTCCTCCCGAAGGACGTGGCCTTTGTGGTCGACCAGCGTCTGCTCGAGCCCCTCGAGTCGGGCGAGCCGCTCCAGTGGTCGCAGATGGCCACCGTCTACAACAGTCCCACGCAGTATCGGCCCTACTGCGACTGGATGAAGGCGGCGGGGAAACGGAAGCGGGCCTACCCGAGCGCACCGGCTCTCGCGGACGTGGTCCCCGTGCTGACCGCCGCGCGCGCCCTGCCGGAGGGGACCGTGCTGACCCGAGACATGCTGGCGCCCCTTCGTGCTCG contains these protein-coding regions:
- a CDS encoding DUF4267 domain-containing protein, which encodes MEPRRDTLSWKLTSPTAVMTLLLGAFMLYISINTMVDPVNAARGFGLPLSGSEALPWLSVKSGRDLGIGLFIVALVATRQRLAAGLFVLASIVMPVVDALTVLKGGASLALALSVHGSAAVYGVVLSAALLLPSAIRNDRQ
- a CDS encoding AraC family transcriptional regulator, with translation MDVSRASDLLGQILERTRLRGQLYCRTVARAPWGLRFPPTAVATMHLVTSGRGHLVQGREVIALETGDVVLLPRGDGHAVADSPRTPKVPLEQWLAGRGDGSTYVLGGSGAESRFLCGHFAFDEPGAHPVLRLLPARVHLRGDSEPVRAMLPTVALLEREYERGERGASVVISRLLDILLVQVLRAWADSQPPGGAGLLGALGDRTLASALGWMHSEPGRDWDVSELARRSGTSRATLARRFAAEVGMAPHAYLTRLRMQEAAVLLREGEDGLAAIAARVGYDSEFAFNRAFRRVMGVPPGLYRRQAR
- the dapB gene encoding 4-hydroxy-tetrahydrodipicolinate reductase, translated to MSLAGATGWVGQPLAAAIEAAEDLELVAAVARRARGERLGGLTICGSVEEALAIPSDVFVDYTSAAAVKEHVLAAVRAGRHVVVGSSGLSDDDFREIDPAARSANVGVLAVGNFAITAALLQRFAVEAARHLSSWEIIDSAYEGKMDAPSGTARELAWRLSEVRAPDVEVPVEKTVGDVAARGAAVNQSRIHSIRLPGYTIGVEVRFGRQHERLTLSYDGGPGATPYVEGTLLAIRKVREFTGVVRGMDRIL